A portion of the Vulpes vulpes isolate BD-2025 chromosome 5, VulVul3, whole genome shotgun sequence genome contains these proteins:
- the LOC112930604 gene encoding olfactory receptor 5B3-like codes for MGNRTEVTQFILLGLTNDPELQVPLFIMFTFIYLITLVGNLGITVLILLDSRLHTPMYFFLSNLSLADFGYSTAVTPTVMAGLLRGDQVISYSACAAQMFVFAVFATVENYLLASMAYDRYAAVCKPLHYTTTMTTGVCVRLAIGCYVCGFLNASIHIGGTFSLSFCMNNEVHHFFCDIPAVMVLSCSDRHVSELALVYATTFNIIFALLVIFVSYIFIFITILKMHSSSGYLKAISTCASHLTAVSIFYGAVIFMYTQPSSSHSMDTDKMASVFYTMVIPMLNPMVYSLRNKEVKNAFMKIVLESKLSLGL; via the coding sequence ATGGGTAACAGGACAGAAGTGACACAGTTCATCCTGCTGGGACTAACCAATGACCCAGAACTGCAGGTTCCTCTCTTCATAATGTTCACCTTCATCTACCTCATCACTCTGGTTGGGAATTTGGGGATTACCGTGCTGATTCTCTTGGACTCCCGTCTCCACACTCCCATGTACTTTTTCCTCAGTAACCTGTCTCTGGCGGACTTTGGTTACTCTACAGCTGTCACACCCACAGTCATGGCTGGGTTACTTAGAGGAGACCAGGTCATCTCCTACAGTGCATGTGCTGCTCAGATGTTCGTTTTTGCTGTCTTTGCCACTGTGGAGAATTATCTCTTGGCCTcaatggcctatgaccgctacgCAGCAGTGTGCAAACCCCTCCATTACACCACCACCATGACGACAGGGGTGTGTGTTCGTCTGGCCATAGGCTGCTATGTCTGTGGTTTCCTGAATGCCTCTATCCACATTGGAGGCACATTTagtctctctttctgtatgaACAATGAAGTCCATCACTTTTTCTGTGATATCCCAGCAGTCATGGTTCTTTCTTGCTCTGATAGACACGTCAGTGAGCTGGCTCTTGTTTATGCAACCACTTTTAACATCATTTTTGCTCTCCTAGTTATCTTTGTATCCTACATATTCATATTTATCACCATCCTGAAGATGCACTCTTCTTCAGGATACCTAAAGGCTATATCCACCTGTGCTTCCCACCTCACTGCAGTATCCATCTTCTATGGAGCAGTCATCTTCATGTACACACAGCCCAGCTCCAGCCATTCCATGGACACAGACAAAATGGCATCCGTGTTCTACACCATGGTCATCCCCATGCTGAACCCTATGGTCTACAGCCTGAGAAACAAGGAGGTCAAGAATGCATTCATGAAAATTGTTTTAGAGTCAAAGTTGTCTTTAGGAttgtga
- the LOC112930524 gene encoding olfactory receptor 5B12-like, whose translation MENSTEVNEFMLLGLTDNPELQVPLFITFTLIYFTTLIGNLGIIMLILLDSRLHTPMYIFPSNLSLVDCVYSSAVTPKVMAGLLTGDKVISYGGCVAQMLFFVAFASVDCFLLAVMAYDRHAAVCKPLHYTTTMTTSLCAQMAVGCYVWGFIESSIHTGFTFCLSFCHSNVVHHFFCDIPPIIALSCSDIYLNEIVLFILAAFNVCFALIVILTSYLFIFIAILRMRSAEGRKKAFSTCASHLTAVTIFYGTVMFMYLQPSSSHSMDNDQMASVFYTIIVPMLNPIVYSLRNKEVNNAFRKVTKKLKILFGP comes from the coding sequence aTGGAGAACAGCACTGAGGTGAATGAGTTTATGCTCTTGGGGCTAACTGACAACCCAGAACTGCAAGTCCCTCTCTTTATAACATTCACTCTCATTTATTTCACTACTCTCATTGGAAATCTTGGAATTATCATGTTGATTCTGTTGGACTCTCGTCTCCATACTCCCATGTATATCTTCCCCAGTAACCTGTCTCTGGTGGACTGTGTTTACTCCTCGGCTGTTACTCCCAAGGTGATGGCTGGGCTTCTCACAGGGGATAAAGTAATCTCCTATGGTGGATGTGTTGCTCAGATGCTTTTCTTTGTGGCTTTTGCCAGTGTAGACTGTTTCCTGCTAGCTGTCATGGCTTATGATCGGCATGCAGCAGTATGTAAGCCCTTACATTATACCACCACTATGACCACCAGCTTGTGTGCTCAGATGGCAGTAGGCTGCTATGTCTGGGGCTTTATTGAATCTTCCATCCACACTGGATTCACCTTTTGCCTCTCCTTCTGTCATTCCAATGTGGTCCATCACTTTTTCTGTGATATTCCCCCAATTATAGCTCTTTCCTGCTCCGATATCTACCTAAATGAGATTGTGCTCTTTATCTTAGCAGCTTTCAATGTCTGTTTTGCTCTTATAGTTATCTTGACCTCCTATCTGTTCATATTCATTGCCATCCTGAGGATGCGCTCAgctgagggaaggaagaaagcctTCTCCACCTGTGCCTCACACCTCACTGCTGTAACCATCTTCTATGGAACTGTCATGTTCATGTACTTACAACCTAGTTCTAGTCATTCTATGGACAATGACCAAATGGCATCTGTGTTCTATACCATAATAGTCCCCATGTTGAACCCTATTGTCTACAGTCTAAGGAATAAAGAGGTGAATAATGCTTTTAGGAAAGTCACCAAGAAGCTAAAGATTCTGTTTGGCCCATAG